The following coding sequences lie in one Vibrio casei genomic window:
- the fadJ gene encoding fatty acid oxidation complex subunit alpha FadJ, producing the protein MTVDIQTSVAEGHTTNNAFTLTIDDNQMAWLAVDVPNEKMNTLQAAFADQMQGIFQQLEKQKSNIKGMIVHSLKPDNFIAGADVRMLDACQSAQEAESLGKQGQEMFNQLANLPFTVVAAIHGPCLGGGLELALACDYRVCSDDNGTRLGLPEVQLGLLPGSGGTQRLPRLIGLLDSLDLILTGKQVRAKKALKLGLADACVPKTILLQAAQEFIEKSKRKIKPDVKEKLMANTGFGRKVIFDQASKKANQKSRGNYPAIKAILNVIQHGLEKGMVQGLEKEAQEFGKLVMTPESRALRSIFFATTEMKKDFGSNAKPKNIQSIGVLGGGLMGAGIAYVSATKAHVPVRVKDVSNDGILHAMNYSYKLLSKLAQRRAITQAQLQKQMQSISGGTDFTGFSKKDMVIEAVFEDLNLKQSMVRDVQTHAKEDVIFATNTSSLPISNIAKGALKPENVIGLHYFSPVDKMPLVEVIPHEGTSDEVIATTVKFARKQGKTPIVVKDKAGFYVNRILAPYMNEAAKVLLSGEPIEHIDESLLNFGFPVGPIALLDEVGVDIGAKITPILVEELGERFKAPDVFETLLKDNRKGRKSGKGFYSYKGKKKEVDKSVYRLLNVSPESILSEEVISMRCVLLMINEAVRALDDGIIASPRDGDIGAIFGIGFPPFLGGPFRYVDQIGADKLVEIMNEYTEKYGSRFAPCDGLLTRAGTGDKFYP; encoded by the coding sequence ATGACGGTTGATATTCAAACTTCGGTTGCCGAAGGACACACAACGAATAATGCTTTTACGCTTACCATTGATGACAATCAAATGGCTTGGTTGGCCGTGGATGTGCCGAATGAAAAAATGAATACCTTACAAGCGGCGTTTGCAGATCAAATGCAAGGTATATTTCAGCAGCTTGAAAAACAAAAATCGAATATCAAAGGAATGATTGTTCATTCATTGAAACCAGATAACTTTATCGCAGGTGCGGATGTTCGCATGCTGGATGCTTGCCAATCTGCTCAAGAAGCTGAATCGCTCGGTAAGCAAGGCCAAGAAATGTTTAATCAGCTTGCTAATTTACCTTTTACCGTAGTGGCCGCCATTCATGGCCCTTGTCTTGGTGGTGGCTTAGAATTGGCGCTTGCGTGTGATTATCGTGTTTGTAGTGACGATAATGGAACTCGTCTTGGTCTACCTGAAGTGCAATTAGGTTTGTTGCCAGGCTCAGGAGGTACTCAACGTTTACCTCGCTTAATTGGCTTGCTTGATAGTTTGGATCTGATTTTAACAGGTAAACAAGTACGTGCGAAAAAGGCATTGAAACTTGGATTGGCGGATGCTTGCGTACCTAAAACTATTTTATTACAGGCCGCACAAGAGTTTATTGAAAAATCCAAACGAAAAATAAAACCTGACGTAAAAGAGAAATTGATGGCAAACACGGGGTTTGGCCGTAAAGTCATTTTTGATCAAGCGAGCAAAAAAGCCAATCAAAAGAGTCGTGGTAATTATCCTGCGATTAAAGCGATTTTGAATGTCATTCAACATGGTTTAGAAAAAGGAATGGTACAAGGCTTAGAAAAAGAGGCTCAAGAGTTTGGTAAGTTAGTGATGACACCAGAATCTCGGGCGCTACGTTCTATTTTCTTTGCAACGACCGAAATGAAAAAAGATTTTGGCAGTAATGCTAAGCCGAAAAATATTCAAAGTATTGGGGTTCTTGGTGGTGGTTTGATGGGCGCTGGTATTGCGTATGTTTCTGCCACTAAAGCGCATGTACCTGTGCGGGTAAAAGATGTTTCCAATGACGGCATTTTGCATGCTATGAATTACAGCTATAAATTGCTGAGTAAACTGGCTCAGCGTCGCGCTATTACTCAAGCGCAATTACAGAAACAAATGCAGTCAATTTCTGGTGGAACTGATTTTACGGGTTTCTCGAAAAAAGACATGGTAATTGAAGCGGTATTTGAAGATTTAAACTTAAAGCAATCGATGGTGAGAGATGTTCAAACTCACGCTAAAGAGGACGTGATTTTTGCTACGAATACCTCGTCATTACCGATTTCCAATATAGCTAAAGGCGCTTTAAAACCTGAAAATGTAATTGGCCTGCATTACTTTAGCCCCGTTGATAAAATGCCATTAGTGGAAGTGATTCCACATGAAGGAACCTCGGATGAAGTGATTGCTACTACCGTTAAATTTGCTCGTAAACAAGGTAAAACACCGATTGTAGTCAAAGATAAAGCTGGTTTTTATGTTAACCGTATTCTTGCTCCTTACATGAATGAAGCGGCTAAAGTATTACTCTCAGGTGAACCCATTGAGCATATTGATGAGTCATTGCTTAATTTTGGTTTTCCAGTTGGTCCTATTGCTTTATTAGATGAAGTGGGTGTCGATATTGGGGCTAAAATCACGCCGATTCTGGTGGAAGAATTAGGTGAACGCTTTAAAGCACCAGATGTTTTTGAAACCTTGCTGAAAGACAATCGCAAAGGGCGTAAGAGCGGAAAAGGTTTTTATAGTTATAAAGGTAAGAAGAAAGAAGTCGATAAGTCGGTCTATCGCTTGCTTAATGTGTCGCCAGAGTCGATTTTAAGTGAAGAAGTTATTTCGATGCGTTGTGTTTTATTGATGATCAATGAAGCGGTTCGTGCATTGGACGACGGTATTATTGCCAGCCCACGAGATGGTGATATTGGTGCGATTTTTGGTATTGGTTTCCCTCCGTTTTTAGGGGGGCCATTCCGTTATGTCGATCAAATTGGCGCGGATAAACTGGTTGAGATCATGAATGAATACACAGAAAAATATGGTTCACGATTTGCTCCTTGTGATGGATTGCTCACACGCGCCGGAACGGGTGATAAATTCTATCCATAG
- the aroC gene encoding chorismate synthase: protein MAGNSIGQHFRVTTFGESHGKALGCIVDGCPPGLELNEADLQKDLDRRRPGTSRYTTARREPDEVEILGGVFEGQTTGTSIGLTIQNTDQRSKDYSEIMDKFRPGHADYTYHQKYGVRDYRGGGRSSARETAMRVAAGGIAKKYLKQEFGIEIRGYLSQMGDVTIDKVDWDEIENNPFFCPDVDKVDAFDGLIRDLKKQGDSIGAKLSVVATNVPVGLGEPIFDRLDADIAHALMGINAVKGVEIGDGFAVANQKGSQHRDEMSPQGFKSNHAGGILGGISSGQDIVASIALKPTSSITVPGETINRKGESTSLITKGRHDPCVGIRAVPIAEAMLAIVLMDHLLRHRGQNHNVSTETPKI from the coding sequence ATGGCAGGGAATAGTATTGGTCAACACTTTCGAGTAACAACGTTTGGTGAAAGCCATGGTAAAGCATTAGGTTGTATTGTTGATGGTTGTCCTCCGGGCTTAGAGCTGAATGAAGCTGATTTACAAAAAGATCTTGATCGTCGTCGTCCGGGTACTTCTCGTTATACTACAGCCCGTCGTGAACCTGATGAAGTAGAAATCTTAGGTGGCGTTTTTGAAGGTCAAACGACAGGTACATCGATTGGCTTAACCATTCAAAATACCGATCAGCGTTCAAAAGATTACTCGGAAATCATGGATAAGTTTCGTCCAGGCCATGCGGATTATACTTACCACCAAAAATATGGTGTCCGTGATTACCGTGGTGGTGGTCGTTCATCTGCTCGTGAAACTGCGATGCGTGTTGCCGCCGGTGGAATCGCTAAGAAATATCTGAAACAAGAGTTTGGCATTGAAATTCGTGGTTATTTGTCTCAAATGGGCGATGTGACGATTGATAAAGTTGATTGGGACGAAATTGAAAATAACCCATTTTTCTGTCCGGATGTTGATAAAGTCGATGCGTTTGATGGGTTGATCCGTGATTTGAAAAAACAAGGCGATTCTATCGGGGCGAAATTATCTGTTGTTGCCACTAATGTTCCTGTCGGCTTAGGTGAGCCTATTTTTGACCGTTTAGATGCGGATATCGCTCATGCTTTAATGGGCATTAATGCGGTAAAGGGTGTCGAAATCGGTGATGGTTTTGCGGTGGCTAATCAAAAAGGCAGTCAGCATCGTGATGAAATGTCACCACAAGGTTTTAAATCTAACCATGCAGGTGGTATTTTAGGTGGTATTTCTTCGGGTCAAGATATTGTAGCAAGTATCGCGCTTAAACCAACATCGAGCATTACCGTTCCGGGTGAAACTATTAACCGCAAAGGTGAATCAACGTCATTAATCACCAAAGGGCGTCATGATCCTTGTGTTGGAATTCGCGCCGTTCCAATTGCGGAAGCGATGCTGGCGATTGTTCTTATGGATCATCTATTGCGTCATCGTGGACAAAATCATAATGTGTCGACTGAAACACCAAAAATTTAA
- a CDS encoding insulinase family protein — MHISPNDKKQYRYITLPNGLRILLVHDENAQKSAAALAVKVGHFDDPYHREGLAHYLEHMLFLGTQKYPSIGEFQSFISQHGGKNNAWTGTEHTCFFFDIISTSFAEALDRFSQFFIAPLFNQEALEKERQAVESEFRLKLKDDMRRLYQVHKEMVNPEHPFAKFSVGNDQTLSDLLDNDGNPTTSIRDEILEFYQQHYSADLMTATLISPHSLDQLEEAAINYFSAIKNHHKKYKKIHIPLLREQDSALFVTVEPEKDSRKLMLTFNFPGMDKFYKTKPLSYFAHLLGDESEGSLLQHLKTQELITSLTAGGGISGSNFREFSISCSLTKQGIEKVDDIISCIFEYIELIRQQGLAQWRYEEKQAVLESAFRFQEASRSIDVASHLVINMQNYEPEDVIYGDYRMDHYDEDHLRQLLHYFTPYNMRIMLIAKGLTYDKQAKWYNTPYRVSAISDENLHAWSHPPITDTLHLPKPNPYICYELDPSDLESEATLPKLLEDQAGFRLWHLQETEFRVPKGLAFIAIDSPHAVSTPRTIVKTRLCVEMFLDSLAKETYQAEIAGMGYNLYAHQGGVTLMLSGFSQKQAQLLDVIIHRFASREFSQTRFDSIKRQMLRNWRNTAKDRPVSQLFNAMTGILQPNNPPYPVLIEALESIEVDELPSFVDAMLAELHIEMFVYGDWNRQSAIDLANSLKSALRVKNQQYEESLRPLVMLGKSGTFQREIYCDQADSALVVYYQSPTVSPDNVALYTLANHLMSAAFFHEIRTKQQLGYMVGTGNMPLNRHSGLALYVQSPNAAPSELLTSVDEFLNAFYLVLLELTDEQWQSSKQGLLNQIMTPDSNLRSRGQRYWVAIGNKDLEFNNRDIVIEKILKLDRTEMIRFVVNTLKPRTANRLIMHSKGLEHQDAPDLDAGLEIGSIDEFQLRPKNVDLG; from the coding sequence GTGCACATTAGTCCAAATGATAAAAAGCAATATCGTTATATAACCCTACCCAATGGGCTACGTATATTATTAGTACACGATGAAAATGCGCAAAAATCAGCCGCAGCATTAGCCGTTAAAGTGGGACATTTTGATGATCCTTACCATCGTGAAGGTCTGGCTCACTACTTAGAACACATGTTGTTCTTAGGCACACAAAAATACCCTAGTATTGGAGAATTCCAATCATTCATTAGCCAGCATGGTGGCAAAAATAACGCTTGGACAGGCACCGAACATACGTGTTTTTTCTTTGATATTATTTCTACGTCTTTTGCGGAAGCTTTAGATCGCTTTAGCCAATTTTTTATTGCCCCTCTTTTCAATCAAGAAGCATTAGAAAAGGAGCGCCAAGCAGTAGAATCTGAATTTCGCTTGAAATTAAAAGATGACATGCGTCGTTTATATCAAGTACATAAAGAAATGGTTAACCCTGAGCACCCTTTTGCTAAATTTTCCGTAGGTAACGATCAAACATTAAGTGACCTTTTGGATAACGACGGCAATCCAACGACCTCTATCCGTGATGAAATCCTTGAATTCTATCAGCAGCATTATTCCGCTGATTTAATGACGGCGACGCTAATCAGCCCTCACTCATTAGATCAACTTGAAGAAGCAGCCATCAATTACTTTTCGGCCATTAAAAATCATCATAAAAAATATAAAAAAATCCATATCCCTTTGCTGAGAGAACAAGACTCTGCACTCTTTGTGACCGTCGAACCGGAAAAAGATTCTCGTAAATTGATGCTTACTTTTAATTTCCCAGGCATGGATAAGTTTTATAAAACCAAACCCCTCTCTTATTTTGCGCACCTACTCGGAGATGAAAGCGAAGGCAGCTTATTGCAACATTTAAAAACACAAGAATTGATCACTTCACTGACGGCAGGCGGTGGGATCAGTGGCAGTAACTTCCGAGAATTTTCAATCAGTTGTAGTTTAACCAAGCAAGGAATAGAAAAAGTTGATGACATTATTAGTTGTATTTTTGAATACATTGAGCTGATTCGCCAACAAGGATTGGCTCAGTGGCGATACGAAGAAAAACAAGCCGTTTTAGAATCAGCTTTTCGCTTTCAAGAAGCATCTCGTAGCATTGATGTCGCCAGCCATCTTGTTATCAACATGCAAAACTATGAACCTGAAGATGTGATTTACGGTGATTATAGGATGGATCATTACGACGAAGATCATCTACGCCAACTTTTGCATTATTTCACGCCTTATAATATGCGTATCATGTTAATCGCAAAGGGGCTGACTTATGACAAACAAGCGAAATGGTACAACACGCCATACCGTGTTTCTGCCATTTCGGATGAAAACCTGCATGCTTGGAGCCACCCTCCAATCACCGATACTCTTCATTTGCCTAAACCAAATCCTTATATTTGTTATGAACTCGATCCTTCGGACTTAGAAAGTGAAGCAACCTTACCCAAATTACTTGAAGATCAAGCTGGATTTCGTTTATGGCACTTACAAGAGACAGAATTTCGAGTCCCTAAAGGGTTAGCTTTTATTGCCATCGACAGCCCACATGCCGTTTCAACCCCTCGCACCATTGTAAAAACACGCCTATGTGTTGAAATGTTTTTAGATTCTTTAGCCAAAGAAACTTATCAAGCTGAAATCGCAGGAATGGGTTATAACCTTTATGCTCATCAAGGTGGCGTAACACTGATGCTTTCAGGATTTAGTCAAAAACAAGCGCAATTATTGGATGTGATCATTCATCGGTTTGCCTCACGTGAATTTAGCCAAACCCGTTTTGACTCAATTAAACGTCAAATGCTACGTAACTGGCGTAATACGGCAAAAGACCGTCCAGTTTCTCAACTATTCAATGCCATGACCGGAATATTGCAACCCAACAATCCACCTTACCCGGTGTTGATTGAAGCGCTTGAATCAATCGAAGTGGATGAACTGCCTTCTTTTGTTGATGCTATGCTAGCCGAATTGCACATTGAAATGTTTGTTTACGGTGACTGGAATCGTCAATCAGCGATTGACTTAGCAAACAGTTTAAAAAGTGCTCTGCGTGTTAAAAATCAGCAGTATGAAGAATCACTTAGGCCTCTTGTTATGCTTGGGAAAAGCGGTACATTCCAACGAGAAATTTATTGTGACCAAGCCGATTCTGCCTTAGTGGTTTACTACCAATCTCCAACGGTTTCCCCTGACAATGTTGCATTATACACATTAGCAAATCACTTAATGTCTGCGGCTTTTTTCCATGAAATTCGCACCAAACAACAACTAGGCTATATGGTCGGCACAGGTAACATGCCACTCAATCGCCATTCCGGACTCGCTTTATATGTTCAATCACCCAATGCCGCACCGAGCGAATTACTGACATCTGTCGATGAGTTTCTAAACGCTTTTTATTTAGTATTACTCGAGCTAACAGACGAACAATGGCAAAGCAGTAAGCAGGGTTTACTCAACCAGATAATGACGCCAGACAGTAACTTACGCTCTCGTGGTCAACGTTATTGGGTCGCGATTGGAAATAAGGATTTAGAATTTAACAACCGAGATATCGTCATTGAAAAGATCCTAAAACTTGATCGAACTGAAATGATACGTTTTGTGGTTAATACATTAAAACCAAGAACGGCCAACCGCTTAATCATGCACTCAAAAGGGCTAGAACATCAAGATGCCCCCGATCTTGATGCAGGATTAGAAATTGGTTCTATTGATGAATTTCAACTTAGACCTAAAAACGTTGATTTAGGATAA
- a CDS encoding family 20 glycosylhydrolase: MEFIAKHLFPLPKHLLLDDPAQFCHIKITLDSIPTVIKQTCENQKIAYFKNDTLSIQAFRLTIQQHVITIEYRCELGKLYAHYALRQLKQGYPYNLPCLVITDEPSFEKRGVLLDISRDKIPTLEKLFQLIDNWSELRYNQLQLYTEHTFAYQSHQTVWQNYSPYHAKDIQQINEYCHQKGLELIPNQATFGHMEKWLCHPEYQHLAEQTDGFYDQRGDFRPQSFGLNPVNPDVPVFIRSLFNELLPNFTSKTLNINFDETMDLGVSGSKKACNQKGKGAVYLEYLHNVVSMVQQAYAEQSTTKQKFTIEQQGMTCQIFSDMLFQYPEILPHLPKNLELLNWGYEEDHPYDEEHQQIAKYGYPFQVVVSTNCFASVIGRRQASEVHMRRAAISAKKFGATGYMVSEWGDMGHAQSFYAPLPGYIFGAAMAWGEEQHPTVHTHEVLSRQFPNESESLIALLLQLQNRYLHSGVNTPNCAFYGPFVFDQISQRHIKRATFKDGDSLTLSISQLEMDAKQLQQVPSSPLQQHLIWSVQVMLLASYIALYYQQQETRDLTMLTCESKAHLSRLLAPVKSNYLRLWQEDYRIGGYQQSYSRLLILEKAILQKETIHPF, from the coding sequence ATGGAATTCATTGCCAAGCATCTTTTCCCTCTCCCTAAACATTTATTACTTGATGACCCTGCTCAGTTTTGTCATATAAAAATAACGTTAGATAGTATTCCTACCGTTATTAAACAAACTTGTGAAAACCAAAAAATCGCTTACTTCAAAAACGATACCTTAAGTATTCAAGCATTTCGACTCACTATTCAACAGCATGTCATCACCATTGAATATCGCTGCGAATTAGGAAAGTTATACGCTCATTATGCATTGCGGCAGCTCAAACAAGGTTATCCATATAACCTACCCTGTTTAGTAATAACCGATGAACCCAGCTTTGAAAAACGTGGGGTTTTATTGGATATCAGTCGTGACAAAATTCCAACGCTTGAAAAGCTTTTTCAACTTATCGATAATTGGTCAGAGCTACGCTATAACCAACTTCAGCTTTATACTGAGCATACTTTTGCCTATCAATCTCATCAAACCGTCTGGCAAAATTATTCCCCCTATCACGCAAAAGACATTCAACAAATCAATGAGTATTGCCACCAAAAAGGACTTGAACTTATTCCCAACCAAGCCACGTTCGGTCATATGGAAAAATGGCTGTGCCACCCTGAATATCAACATTTAGCCGAACAAACCGACGGATTCTATGATCAACGAGGCGACTTCCGACCACAATCTTTTGGACTTAATCCAGTTAATCCAGATGTGCCCGTCTTTATTAGAAGTTTGTTTAATGAATTACTACCAAACTTTACCAGTAAAACCTTAAACATCAATTTCGATGAAACCATGGATTTAGGTGTCAGTGGCAGTAAAAAAGCCTGCAACCAAAAAGGCAAAGGGGCGGTTTATTTAGAATATTTACACAACGTTGTTTCCATGGTTCAACAAGCTTACGCCGAACAATCTACCACAAAGCAAAAATTCACCATTGAACAGCAAGGCATGACCTGTCAAATATTCAGTGACATGTTATTTCAATACCCTGAAATATTGCCTCACTTACCTAAAAATTTGGAGTTACTTAATTGGGGCTATGAAGAGGATCATCCATACGATGAGGAGCATCAACAAATAGCTAAATATGGCTACCCTTTTCAAGTGGTCGTATCTACCAACTGCTTTGCCTCGGTAATAGGACGACGCCAAGCCTCGGAAGTCCACATGCGTCGCGCCGCTATTTCAGCTAAAAAATTTGGCGCAACAGGATATATGGTGTCAGAGTGGGGAGACATGGGACACGCTCAATCATTTTATGCGCCATTACCTGGTTATATCTTTGGTGCAGCGATGGCTTGGGGTGAAGAACAGCACCCAACCGTTCACACTCACGAAGTTTTATCGCGGCAGTTTCCAAATGAATCAGAGTCATTAATCGCTCTCTTACTGCAGTTGCAAAACCGATACTTACATTCTGGCGTTAACACACCAAACTGCGCCTTTTATGGGCCATTTGTGTTTGATCAAATTTCTCAACGCCATATAAAACGAGCCACTTTCAAAGACGGTGACTCATTAACATTATCGATATCTCAGCTTGAAATGGATGCTAAACAGTTACAACAAGTGCCATCTAGCCCTTTACAACAGCACTTAATCTGGTCAGTACAGGTAATGCTTTTAGCCAGTTATATAGCTTTATATTATCAGCAACAAGAAACCCGTGATTTAACGATGTTAACCTGCGAAAGCAAAGCGCATTTATCTCGTTTACTGGCACCGGTTAAGAGCAATTATTTGCGTTTATGGCAAGAAGACTACCGCATTGGTGGTTATCAGCAGAGCTACTCCCGGTTACTTATTTTGGAAAAAGCCATTTTACAAAAAGAGACCATACACCCTTTTTAA
- the sixA gene encoding phosphohistidine phosphatase SixA, with product MHIYIMRHGDAETFAASDAERPLSQMGHDQSLKVAQRCRDNGQEEFDLVLVSPYLRAQQTWKTISPILKANNVEDCSDITPYGDSETVVEYVCALAETQFLQNILLVSHLPLVGYLTADFVTDMPPPMFPTSGMVCIDFDVDTRKGQIIWQAQP from the coding sequence ATGCACATTTATATCATGCGTCATGGCGATGCGGAAACATTTGCCGCTTCGGATGCAGAGCGGCCATTAAGTCAGATGGGGCACGATCAATCTTTGAAAGTGGCACAGCGCTGCAGAGACAATGGGCAAGAAGAATTTGATTTGGTGTTGGTCAGCCCATATTTGCGAGCACAACAAACATGGAAAACTATTTCGCCTATATTGAAAGCCAATAATGTTGAGGATTGTTCAGATATTACACCTTATGGCGATTCTGAAACCGTTGTTGAATATGTTTGCGCTCTTGCTGAAACACAATTTTTGCAAAATATATTGCTCGTTTCACACTTGCCATTAGTTGGTTATTTAACCGCAGATTTTGTAACAGACATGCCTCCACCGATGTTTCCAACCTCTGGAATGGTATGCATTGATTTCGATGTAGACACAAGAAAAGGCCAAATTATTTGGCAAGCTCAGCCTTAG
- a CDS encoding OmpA family protein, with translation MFRRINYISYIGGVSALLAFSCYAAPADKSVGVKLDYNFAHSSCESDNLDCDDQSLGGGIYFRHNIYQPYFYQIGFEYLGQYEAIYPALSNPSVGAKYKGNVFAIGVSAGRIFSLTENQNIVAQIGAMPWYIDVEGDELGSKVDNDNKGISPFASLAYQYNMSKSSYLELGYQYVYGVGSDSTGGADINQVFLGLGYRFGSSEPETVVQTVTETKYVTVTENSMTLNLGENNSTVLFGFDSSTLNPDMYSLLTPMENRLNDNPEALLTIESHTDSVGSDAYNQKLSQRRGDALKDYFTNKGISVDRITVKAYGETRPLVPNTSAENRATNRRVVLFSPSFEKQDVVNEKTQSSESSVQGAEK, from the coding sequence ATGTTTCGACGGATAAATTATATAAGTTATATAGGTGGAGTTTCTGCACTATTAGCATTCTCATGCTATGCCGCTCCTGCAGACAAGTCTGTTGGCGTGAAGTTAGACTATAACTTTGCTCATTCTAGCTGTGAAAGTGACAACTTAGATTGTGATGATCAGTCGTTAGGAGGTGGGATTTATTTTCGTCACAATATTTATCAACCCTATTTTTATCAAATTGGTTTTGAATATTTAGGCCAATATGAAGCTATCTATCCTGCATTATCCAACCCGAGTGTAGGTGCGAAATATAAAGGTAATGTATTTGCTATTGGGGTATCGGCAGGACGTATTTTTTCATTAACGGAAAACCAAAATATCGTTGCTCAAATAGGGGCAATGCCTTGGTATATCGATGTTGAAGGGGATGAACTTGGAAGTAAAGTTGATAATGATAATAAAGGGATTTCGCCTTTTGCTTCATTGGCCTACCAATACAATATGTCAAAAAGTAGTTATCTAGAGCTGGGTTACCAGTATGTGTATGGCGTTGGATCAGATTCAACGGGTGGCGCGGATATTAATCAAGTATTTCTTGGGTTAGGGTATCGTTTTGGATCGTCGGAACCTGAAACCGTCGTTCAGACGGTAACCGAAACCAAGTATGTCACCGTGACAGAAAACAGTATGACGCTGAATCTAGGAGAAAATAATTCTACCGTGCTGTTTGGTTTTGATTCCTCAACACTTAATCCTGATATGTATTCTTTGCTTACTCCAATGGAAAATCGTTTGAATGATAATCCTGAAGCTTTGTTAACTATTGAAAGTCATACCGATAGCGTAGGTTCTGATGCTTATAATCAAAAATTATCACAACGACGTGGTGATGCACTAAAAGATTATTTTACCAATAAAGGTATTTCAGTTGATCGAATTACAGTGAAAGCTTATGGTGAGACAAGGCCTCTTGTACCCAACACGTCCGCCGAGAATCGTGCGACAAACCGACGTGTAGTGCTATTTTCCCCTTCTTTTGAAAAACAAGATGTGGTGAATGAAAAGACACAAAGTAGTGAGTCTTCTGTTCAAGGAGCCGAAAAATGA
- the prmB gene encoding 50S ribosomal protein L3 N(5)-glutamine methyltransferase, which produces MDKIFIDEAVSELHTLQDMIRWTVSRFNAAGLFYGHGTDNSWDEAVQLVLPTLYLPIDVPPHVLNSRLITSERLRIVERVIKRINERTPTAYLTNKAWFCGLEFYVDERVLVPRSPIGEMIQQQFQPWLIQEPTRIMDLCTGSGCIAIACAYAFEDAEVDAIDISLEALQVAERNIHDHGLEQQVFPLRSDLFNDIPEDKYNIIVTNPPYVDQEDMDSLPEEFKHEPELGLAAGSDGLKLMRRILADAPDYLTDDGILICEVGNSMVHVMNQYPHIPFTWLEFENGGHGVFLLTREQLVEHASEFSIYKK; this is translated from the coding sequence TTGGATAAAATTTTTATAGATGAAGCAGTATCGGAACTTCATACGCTTCAAGATATGATCCGGTGGACAGTTAGTCGATTTAATGCGGCTGGTTTGTTCTACGGACATGGTACCGATAATTCTTGGGATGAGGCGGTTCAGCTTGTTTTGCCAACGCTTTATCTTCCTATTGACGTGCCACCGCATGTGTTAAATTCTCGTTTGATTACCAGTGAACGTTTACGAATTGTTGAGCGTGTGATTAAACGCATTAATGAGCGTACTCCAACGGCTTATTTAACCAATAAAGCGTGGTTCTGTGGCCTTGAATTTTATGTTGATGAACGTGTTTTAGTACCTCGTTCTCCCATTGGTGAAATGATCCAACAACAATTCCAGCCTTGGTTAATCCAAGAGCCAACCCGTATTATGGATCTATGTACTGGTAGTGGCTGTATCGCGATAGCGTGTGCTTACGCTTTTGAAGATGCTGAAGTGGATGCGATTGATATTTCGCTAGAGGCATTACAAGTAGCGGAGCGCAATATTCATGACCATGGCTTGGAGCAACAAGTCTTTCCGTTACGTTCTGATTTATTTAATGATATTCCTGAAGATAAGTACAACATCATCGTGACCAACCCACCTTATGTTGATCAAGAAGATATGGATAGCTTACCTGAAGAGTTCAAGCATGAGCCTGAGCTTGGTCTAGCGGCAGGTTCTGATGGATTAAAGCTGATGCGTCGTATTTTAGCGGACGCGCCAGATTATTTAACCGATGATGGTATTTTAATTTGTGAAGTGGGTAATTCGATGGTTCATGTGATGAATCAATACCCACACATTCCATTTACATGGCTTGAGTTCGAAAATGGTGGTCACGGAGTATTTTTATTAACTCGCGAGCAGTTAGTCGAACACGCGAGTGAATTTTCAATTTATAAAAAATAA
- the smrB gene encoding endonuclease SmrB — translation MSEKDTDFDDEFALFKQEMKGVKKLSQDTIIQQPKKNLQQKEIRRTFREAKDNEFYFSDEFVPLLNEDGPTRYARDDVSKYELKRLRRGVYVPDVFLDLHGMTQLEAKRELGAMIAHCVKEGVACASVMHGIGRHILKQKVPLWLAQHPDVMAYHQAPLEFGGNGALLILLTTPE, via the coding sequence ATGAGCGAAAAAGACACCGATTTTGATGATGAATTTGCGCTATTTAAACAAGAAATGAAGGGCGTAAAAAAGTTGTCACAGGATACCATAATCCAACAACCGAAAAAGAATTTACAACAAAAAGAAATTCGTCGTACCTTTCGTGAAGCAAAGGATAATGAATTTTATTTTTCAGATGAGTTTGTCCCTTTACTCAATGAAGATGGGCCAACTCGCTATGCTCGTGATGATGTTTCTAAATATGAACTTAAACGTTTAAGACGTGGTGTGTATGTGCCCGATGTATTTTTAGACTTACACGGAATGACGCAACTAGAAGCCAAGCGAGAATTAGGAGCAATGATCGCCCATTGTGTAAAAGAAGGCGTCGCTTGTGCCAGTGTCATGCATGGGATTGGCCGGCACATTCTCAAGCAAAAAGTGCCGCTTTGGTTAGCTCAACACCCTGATGTGATGGCCTATCATCAAGCTCCATTAGAATTCGGTGGTAATGGCGCTTTATTGATATTACTTACCACTCCTGAGTAG